In Oryzias melastigma strain HK-1 linkage group LG16, ASM292280v2, whole genome shotgun sequence, a single genomic region encodes these proteins:
- the LOC112143148 gene encoding protein NDRG1: MVLEENDCDSVFEPHVTEEYVETHYGDVHCIMTGTPKANRPVILTFHDVGLNHKSCFETLFNHEDMQEIARHLPVCHVEAPGQQEAAKSLPTLYTYPTMDQLSETLPTVLKNFGLRSVIGLGVGAGAYILARFALNHPDLVDGLVLINVNPNAEGLMDSVANKLTDWTQTLPDKLIAHLFGKEEIQTNHDLVATYRHYITATMNQSNVNQFFRSYNNRSTLDVQRPVSGGNINVRTLKCSTLLVVGDNSPAVEAVVDCNSKLNPNKTTLLKMADCGGLPQVDQPAKVIEALKYFIQGLGYLSSASMTRLRSRTTSSTSSVSFEGPRSRSHTNELQRGRMHSQGTEEKRGRTNTDVSMESVSPINQNTSKATEVAC, encoded by the exons ATGGTTCTGGAGGAGAACGACTGTGACTCTGTCTTTGAGCCTCATGTGACT GAAGAGTACGTGGAGACTCACTACGGAGATGTCCACTGCATCATGACAGGGACTCCAAAGGCAAACCGCCCCGTCATCCTGACCTTTCATGATGTTGGACTGAACC aTAAGTCCTGTTTTGAGACTCTGTTCAACCATGAAGACATGCAGGAGATTGCCAGACATTTGCCTGTTTGTCACGTCGAGGCTCCAGGACAACAAGAAGCAGCCAAATCTCTTCCAACATT GTACACCTACCCCACTATGGACCAGCTCTCTGAAACATTACCCACTGTCCTCAAAAATTTTGG GCTGCGCAGTGTGATTGGACTGGGAGTTGGAGCAGGAGCATACATCCTGGCCAGATTTGCT CTGAATCACCCTGACTTAGTGGATGGGTTAGTTCTGATCAATGTCAACCCCAATGCTGAGGGCCTGATGGATTCTGTCGCAAACAAG CTAACAGATTGGACGCAAACTCTCCCAGACAAACTCATTGCACACTTGTTTGGAAag GAAGAGATCCAGACCAATCATGACCTTGTGGCGACATATCGTCACTACATCACAGCGACCATGAACCAGTCCAACGTCAACCAGTTCTTCCGCTCCTACAACAACCGCAGCACTCTGGATGTGCAGAGGCCTGTCTCTGGGGGGAACATTAACGTCAGGACCCTGAA GTGCTCCACCCTTCTGGTTGTGGGGGATAATTCTCCAGCTGTGGAGGCAGTGGTTGACTGCAACTCTAAACTCAACCCCAACAAGACCACACTGCTCAAG ATGGCGGATTGCGGCGGTCTTCCTCAAGTGGATCAG CCAGCTAAAGTGATTGAAGCCCTCAAGTATTTCATCCAAGGCTTGGGATACT TGTCCAGTGCCAGCATGACCCGGCTGCGCTCCAGAACCACCTCCAGCACCAGCTCCGTGTCGTTTGAAGGCCCCCGGAGCCGCTCACACACCAACGAGCTGCAGCGGGGCCGGATGCACTCTCAGGGCACAGAGGAGAAGCGTGGGCGCACAAACACGGACGTCTCCATGGAAAGTGTTTCCCCCATCAACCAGAACACCTCGAAGGCCACTGAAGTAGCATGCTAA